One Halopelagius inordinatus genomic region harbors:
- a CDS encoding TRAP transporter permease, with protein sequence MSMRNVLIGLSVVFWAIVIYYSYAIPIPRAQYGVIFLGAILELYILTELMSMSGGGRENLFADLKRAYGPGNRLHAALLSLSAIDVAITTSYIAWNFQALYVDRAGRALPHEYVMAAVFSLVMIYLTWRSFGTTFLAVVVAGFGYGYFGMYAPGPLQHGGLGVERILRTVVISVDGFFGFLTQLVAAWIALFLLYAGFLKGYGAFDLIMRLAFRSAKYIDSGIAQTAVLSSAVIGSVNGSQTANAGMTGSFTIPLMKRNGVKPETAGAIEAVASTAGQVLPPVMGAGAFIMASLITGVTYVDVIIAGLIPAAILCVTIFVAVHYVAAPQLDNTNPDNLIQNAMPRSEFLSESLKYGIPLAILIYKLGVEQVTVGTAALWTTTAMLVTGIMFPVVESLIGSSDETATESLKRTLWETLDGAREGVVVLAPVTIILAAINGVVDILTATGVPTAISLTLLDLSGGVLLVAAILSMIICIILGLGMPTTASYTIVALLVAPTLISQFFLPEFASHFFVFYAAILAGLTPPIATCVAVACGIAGANFWKSCIEAIKISAPLFILPFVFIYHPEVVSAEFNAQSLTSGTFALIGAIAIIHGINYRFVFGRAVTAGARLLFFATGIVAMVHPSRIVQVGALAVVIAMYVLQTVTGRPKPIAVLKGAFGTSGDSVPQTGEAGGK encoded by the coding sequence ATGTCGATGCGGAACGTCCTCATCGGCCTCTCTGTGGTCTTCTGGGCCATCGTCATCTACTACTCTTACGCCATCCCGATACCGCGCGCGCAGTACGGCGTCATCTTCCTCGGGGCGATTCTCGAACTGTACATCTTGACGGAACTGATGTCGATGAGCGGTGGCGGGCGAGAGAACCTGTTTGCGGACCTCAAGCGGGCGTACGGTCCGGGGAATCGGCTCCACGCAGCACTCCTCTCGCTGTCGGCGATAGACGTCGCCATCACAACCTCTTACATCGCGTGGAACTTCCAAGCGCTGTACGTCGACCGGGCGGGACGCGCGCTCCCTCACGAGTACGTGATGGCGGCCGTCTTCTCGCTCGTCATGATCTACCTGACGTGGCGGTCGTTCGGAACGACGTTCTTGGCCGTCGTCGTCGCCGGGTTCGGCTACGGGTACTTCGGCATGTACGCTCCCGGACCGCTCCAACACGGCGGCCTCGGCGTCGAGCGCATCCTCCGAACAGTCGTCATCAGCGTCGACGGCTTCTTCGGCTTCCTGACCCAACTCGTCGCCGCGTGGATCGCGCTATTCTTGCTCTACGCGGGCTTTTTGAAGGGATACGGCGCGTTCGACCTCATCATGCGGCTCGCGTTCCGCTCTGCGAAGTACATCGACTCCGGTATCGCCCAGACGGCGGTGCTTTCGAGCGCCGTCATCGGCTCCGTCAACGGCAGTCAGACCGCAAACGCCGGGATGACCGGCTCCTTCACCATCCCGCTCATGAAGCGAAACGGCGTCAAACCGGAGACGGCGGGCGCTATCGAGGCAGTCGCGTCCACCGCCGGGCAGGTACTCCCGCCCGTCATGGGCGCGGGCGCGTTCATCATGGCGTCTCTGATCACCGGCGTCACCTACGTCGACGTCATCATCGCGGGGCTGATTCCGGCCGCGATTCTGTGTGTCACTATCTTCGTCGCGGTGCACTACGTCGCCGCGCCGCAACTCGACAACACGAACCCGGATAACCTCATCCAGAACGCGATGCCCCGCAGCGAGTTCCTCTCGGAGAGCCTGAAGTACGGCATTCCGCTCGCGATACTCATCTACAAGCTGGGCGTCGAACAGGTGACGGTCGGAACCGCCGCCTTGTGGACGACGACGGCGATGCTCGTGACGGGCATCATGTTCCCCGTCGTCGAGTCGCTCATCGGGAGCAGCGACGAGACGGCCACCGAATCGCTCAAGCGAACGCTCTGGGAGACGCTCGACGGCGCGCGCGAGGGCGTCGTCGTCCTCGCTCCCGTGACTATCATTCTCGCGGCCATCAACGGCGTCGTAGACATCCTCACGGCGACGGGCGTCCCGACGGCCATCTCGCTCACGCTACTGGACCTCTCGGGCGGCGTGTTGCTCGTTGCGGCCATCCTCTCTATGATAATCTGTATCATCCTCGGGCTGGGGATGCCGACGACGGCGTCGTACACCATCGTGGCGCTTCTCGTCGCGCCGACGCTCATCAGCCAGTTCTTCCTGCCCGAATTCGCGAGCCACTTTTTCGTGTTCTACGCCGCGATTCTCGCGGGGCTGACGCCGCCGATAGCGACGTGCGTGGCGGTCGCCTGCGGTATCGCGGGCGCGAACTTCTGGAAGAGCTGTATCGAGGCCATCAAGATATCCGCGCCGCTGTTTATCCTCCCCTTCGTCTTCATCTACCACCCCGAGGTCGTCTCTGCGGAGTTCAACGCGCAGTCTCTGACCTCCGGGACGTTCGCGTTGATCGGCGCTATCGCCATCATCCACGGCATCAACTACCGGTTCGTGTTCGGGCGGGCCGTGACGGCCGGCGCCCGACTCCTCTTTTTCGCCACCGGCATCGTCGCGATGGTCCACCCCTCGCGCATCGTCCAAGTCGGGGCGCTCGCCGTGGTCATCGCGATGTACGTGCTCCAGACGGTCACCGGTCGGCCGAAGCCGATTGCGGTGCTGAAAGGAGCGTTCGGCACC
- a CDS encoding TAXI family TRAP transporter solute-binding subunit: protein MKGAATMGVISMAGCMGGGDGGDGGDGGDGGGGDGGGGGGGDGGGDENYQIVIGGTSSGSSTQQAGQALARAAQQHSDILDISVQVTDGWTANLYEFDSGNISSIGVDNNSLSKAMNEEGPFADEPVDSLPMQGFVFTNLEIYWVAMQDSGIESTADLAEGGYTIYPIQPGFGTRLLTEEVIREAGLWEPNDILNVDTSDIAGAVEEGRVDALCIYGANGVNLSSWVQEVDVRSNGQLQIIEVDDNFEQAIDSVPGAIKKDLEPYGWEQDVTGITDSTLSWVLSGQWAFGPDVPAGATEEVARLSSEHWEAIQESDPTALDHSDPESMTTAVIPELEIHPGVADFFEANDVWNDEWTRGETNE, encoded by the coding sequence CTGAAGGGTGCGGCGACGATGGGCGTCATCAGTATGGCAGGTTGTATGGGCGGCGGAGACGGCGGAGACGGCGGTGACGGCGGAGATGGTGGCGGTGGTGACGGCGGTGGCGGTGGCGGTGGTGACGGTGGCGGCGACGAGAACTACCAAATCGTCATCGGCGGCACGTCCTCGGGGAGTTCCACCCAGCAGGCGGGACAGGCGCTCGCCCGGGCCGCCCAACAGCACAGCGACATCCTCGACATCTCCGTGCAGGTCACCGACGGCTGGACGGCTAACCTGTACGAGTTCGACAGCGGCAACATCTCCTCTATCGGCGTGGACAACAACTCCCTGTCGAAGGCGATGAACGAGGAGGGGCCGTTCGCCGACGAACCGGTCGACAGTCTCCCGATGCAGGGGTTCGTGTTCACGAACCTCGAAATCTACTGGGTCGCGATGCAGGACTCGGGCATCGAGTCCACCGCGGACTTGGCCGAGGGCGGATACACCATCTATCCGATTCAGCCCGGGTTCGGGACGCGACTGCTCACCGAGGAGGTCATCCGCGAGGCGGGACTGTGGGAGCCGAACGACATCCTCAACGTCGACACGAGCGACATCGCAGGTGCCGTAGAGGAGGGGCGCGTCGACGCGCTCTGTATCTACGGTGCGAACGGCGTCAACCTCTCCAGTTGGGTGCAGGAAGTCGACGTGCGCAGTAACGGTCAACTGCAGATTATCGAAGTCGACGACAACTTCGAGCAGGCAATCGACAGCGTCCCCGGTGCGATAAAGAAGGACCTGGAACCGTACGGCTGGGAGCAGGACGTGACAGGCATCACCGACTCCACTCTCTCGTGGGTCCTCTCGGGCCAGTGGGCGTTCGGCCCCGACGTGCCCGCAGGGGCGACAGAGGAAGTCGCTCGCCTCTCCAGCGAGCACTGGGAAGCGATACAGGAGTCCGACCCGACGGCGCTCGACCACTCCGACCCCGAGTCGATGACCACCGCCGTCATCCCGGAACTGGAGATTCACCCCGGCGTCGCGGACTTCTTCGAGGCCAACGACGTCTGGAACGACGAGTGGACGCGCGGCGAGACGAACGAATAA
- a CDS encoding universal stress protein — protein MYHVLAAVDGNEDRVSKQLDTLRGLPGRDELEVTVLHVHEEIDVPADEAGRSVIESINEDIDSLQGVPDAVYRAAEELETLGIQTDVATMRGDPVPTILDAAEDVGADAILVAARERSPVGKAMFGSVTQGVILDSDVPVIVGN, from the coding sequence ATGTATCACGTTCTCGCGGCGGTCGATGGGAACGAGGACAGAGTGTCGAAACAACTCGATACGCTCCGGGGGCTTCCCGGACGCGACGAGTTGGAAGTCACCGTTCTCCACGTCCACGAGGAGATAGACGTGCCCGCCGACGAGGCCGGACGGTCCGTCATAGAGTCGATAAACGAGGACATCGACTCCCTCCAGGGAGTCCCCGACGCCGTCTACCGCGCCGCCGAGGAACTGGAAACCCTCGGGATTCAGACGGACGTGGCGACGATGCGGGGCGACCCGGTGCCGACGATTCTCGACGCCGCCGAAGACGTCGGCGCGGACGCGATACTCGTCGCGGCCCGAGAACGCAGTCCCGTCGGGAAAGCGATGTTCGGAAGTGTGACGCAGGGCGTCATTCTCGACAGCGACGTGCCGGTCATCGTCGGAAACTGA
- a CDS encoding tautomerase family protein, which produces MPVLELDTTATLTDEKRRETTAAVTDLYTAEMATTEGHVAVTVREHPTAAMSLGRAVDGPIAVLDADVRRGRPFERRRSFAVAVVDWLEDGLDVPRPNAKIVFTEHDGDQLMGADRVGGEWSPDER; this is translated from the coding sequence GTGCCCGTACTCGAACTCGATACGACGGCCACCCTCACCGACGAGAAACGCCGGGAGACGACCGCCGCAGTCACCGACCTGTACACCGCCGAGATGGCGACGACGGAAGGTCACGTCGCGGTGACCGTCCGCGAACATCCGACCGCGGCGATGTCTCTCGGCCGGGCCGTCGACGGACCGATTGCGGTGTTGGACGCCGACGTCCGGCGCGGCCGGCCGTTCGAACGACGGCGGTCGTTCGCAGTCGCAGTCGTCGACTGGCTTGAAGACGGTTTGGACGTGCCCAGACCGAACGCGAAAATCGTGTTCACCGAACACGACGGCGACCAACTGATGGGTGCCGACCGAGTCGGCGGCGAGTGGTCCCCCGACGAACGGTGA